The Impatiens glandulifera chromosome 3, dImpGla2.1, whole genome shotgun sequence genome contains a region encoding:
- the LOC124932535 gene encoding protein P21-like, whose product MSSFFKSITFLFLVIIIKHNPINAASITIRNNCPYTVWAAAVPGGGQRLGQNQVWTINPPAGTAGARVWGRTNCNFDGSGRGRCETGDCNGLLQCQSYGSPPNTLAEYALNQFNNLDFYDISLVDGFNVPMDFSPTSNGCTRGIRCTADIKGQCPNELRAPGGCNNPCTVFKTDNYCCNSGNCGPTVYSRFFKQRCPDAYSYPKDDATSTFTCKGGTNYRVVFCP is encoded by the coding sequence ATGTCATCCTTTTTCAAATCCATAACCTTTTTGTTCCTAGTTatcataatcaaacataatcccATCAATGCCGCCAGCATCACCATCCGAAACAATTGCCCTTACACCGTTTGGGCCGCCGCAGTGCCAGGTGGAGGCCAAAGACTCGGTCAAAACCAAGTTTGGACCATAAACCCACCCGCGGGCACGGCAGGAGCCCGCGTCTGGGGCAGAACCAATTGCAACTTTGATGGGTCCGGTCGAGGCAGGTGTGAGACCGGAGACTGCAATGGGCTCCTCCAATGCCAGTCTTATGGAAGCCCTCCCAATACATTAGCTGAGTACGCATTAAACCAATTCAATAACTTAGACTTTTACGATATTTCACTCGTAGATGGATTTAACGTACCAATGGACTTTAGCCCTACCTCAAATGGGTGCACTCGAGGCATCCGTTGTACTGCGGATATTAAAGGGCAGTGCCCGAATGAACTTCGAGCACCAGGTGGGTGTAATAACCCATGCACTGTGTTCAAAACCGACAACTATTGTTGCAATTCGGGTAATTGTGGACCGACTGTTTATTCGAGATTTTTCAAGCAAAGGTGTCCTGATGCTTATAGTTATCCTAAAGACGATGCAACAAGTACCTTTACTTGTAAAGGAGGAACCAATTATAGGGTTGTTTTCTGCCCATGA